In Ascochyta rabiei chromosome 2, complete sequence, one genomic interval encodes:
- a CDS encoding NADH:ubiquinone oxidoreductase, translated as MVGGETPSSPPPRSGGWGSLREELDYYKTAYETLDAELQEFQSSSKELEAELERDVEESEKRERKLQEKVERLGFEAEEWKTKYKQSKTEANHAQNTLQKEITSLRDAQRTLQLKLRDMEVQNDDFERQTRNQSSSLEDVETKYNVAIEREVMLEEEIKIGEREREGLRIETQRLRDELSDLKIESDITQEKLRLAEATIEKHHQRTVSNQLAKDSSTLRPRSPMSEASTTTTNLSSPTAASTPPYMQPDALRSDSTPPSPPLSDAPLAIRPIPFTPLVPTRKASMAPRDPAATPRAGAFTRPRHTRGPSVSGIPAQGASAGGRRTPSVMRPPSAVPGQWPARPSLGGNTPAAGLPRSGSLYQIRGLIGKMQKLEERVHSARSKLPAPTLTPPRASPRAPSVSNNYLPSSVQVRKRASQASTSASSVQDTPSGGVSRLSFGVPSNASTSRPSSRASLSSTPQLPRPTSRPSPVGRNSARTPGTRTPGTRTPSARTPNTRNPLGHHSSASMSGRIGKAPPPILHLHEGRQFGRTSLNRHPSDYGHAQSLSLTRSETGSDKSDEGEIKTPLGRRLTLERSGIPTPGSALSRKQSVGRRISASMDGGMGPPIRPRKMSTYEEETY; from the exons ATGGTGGGAGGCGAGACGCCCTCTTCGCCCCCGCCCCGGAGCGGCGGCTGGGGCAGTCTGCGCGAGGAGCTGGACTACTACAAGACGGCGTACGAGACGCTCGACGCGGAGCTGCAGGAGTTCCAGTCGTCGAGCAAGGAGCTAGAGGCCGAGCTCGAGCGCGACGTCGAGGAGAGCGAGAAGCGCGAGCGCAAGCTGCAGGAGAAGGTGGAGCGCCTGGGCTTCGAGGCCGAGGAGTGGAAG ACAAAGTACAAGCAGAGCAAGACCGAGGCCAACCATGCGCAAAACACGCTCCAGAAAGAGATCACCAGCCTGCGCGATGCCCAGCGGACACTGCAGCTCAAGCTGCGCGACATGGAAGTCCAGAACGACGACTTCGAGCGCCAGACGCGCAACCAGTCGTCGTCGCTCGAGGACGTCGAGACAAAGTACAACGTGGCCATTGAGCGCGAGGTCATGCTGGAGGAAGAGATCAAGATCGGCGAGCGCGAGCGCGAAGGCCTGCGCATCGAGACGCAGCGCCTGCGAGACGAGCTGTCCGACCTGAAGATTGAGTCGGACATTACGCAGGAGAAGCTGCGGCTGGCCGAGGCTACCATCGAGAAGCACCACCAGCGCACCGTCTCCAACCAGCTGGCCAAGGACTCGTCGACGCTGCGCCCGCGCTCGCCCATGTCCGAGGcatccaccaccaccacgaaCCTGTCTTCGCCGACCGCCGCCTCCACCCCACCCTACATGCAGCCAGACGCCCTGCGCTCAGACTCGAcgccgccctcgccgccgcTGTCCGATGCACCGCTCGCCATCAGGCCCATACCCTTCACGCCCCTGGTGCCTACCAGGAAGGCCTCGATGGCACCGCGCGACCCAGCTGCCACGCCCAGAGCCGGCGCCTTTACCCGCCCACGACACACCCGAGGACCGAGTGTTTCTGGCATACCCGCTCAAGGCGCAAGCGCGGGTGGTCGACGCACGCCTTCCGTCATGCGCCCGCCCAGCGCCGTGCCAGGACAGTGGCCAGCTCGACCCAGCCTAGGAGGCAATACGCCGGCAGCTGGCTTGCCGAGATCCGGCTCTCTCTACCAGATTCGAGGCCTGATTGGCAAGATGCAGAAGCTCGAGGAGCGCGTGCACTCGGCACGCTCCAAGCTGCCTGCGCCGACTCTGACCCCTCCACGGGCGAGCCCTCGAGCCCCGAGTGTGTCCAACAACTACCTGCCGAGCTCGGTCCAAGTCAGGAAACGCGCATCGCAGGCTTCCACCTCAGCCTCATCCGTCCAAGACACTCCGAGTGGTGGTGTAAGCCGGCTCTCGTTCGGTGTACCGTCCAACGCAAGCACCAGTCGGCCCAGCAGTCGGGCGTCGCTGTCCTCGACACCTCAGCTACCCCGGCCCACAAGCAGGCCCAGTCCGGTAGGCAGGAACAGCGCGCGCACGCCTGGCACCCGGACACCTGGTACGCGCACGCCCAGCGCACGCACGCCCAACACGCGCAATCCCCTGGGCCACCACTCGTCAGCGTCCATGAGCGGCCGGATAGGAAAGGCCCCGCCCCCGATATTGCACCTGCACGAAGGACGGCAGTTTGGCCGCACCTCTCTGAATAGGCATCCGAGCGACTACGGCCATGCGCAATCTCTGTCCCTGACACGAAGCGAGACGGGCAGCGACAAGAGCGACGAGGGCGAGATCAAGACGCCGCTCGGGCGACGTCTGACGCTGGAGAGAAGCGGGATCCCCACCCCAGGGAGCGCACTGTCGAGGAAACAGAGCGTCGGAAGACGGATCAGCGCGAGCATGGACGGCGGCATGGGGCCGCCAATACGTCCGCGCAAGATGTCGACGTACGAGGAGGAGACGTACTAG
- a CDS encoding Acylglycerol lipase translates to MSSYTYIYNSQLDAFSLYHLTHEQATKHSTLGPALPALGHATSGALGTAISKLITYPLDLVVARLQVQKQLQGENERPRYDGIFDAIEKIYEREGGLSAFYNGVPHEVFKGVTDSFLFFLAYSYIRQSRLAANGGRKSLGAVEEIGVGVVAGAFSKLCTTPIQNIVTRKQTAAMTALDGNTATPPASSTRDIASQIKKEKGLQGFWSGYSASLILTLNPSLTMLMHKVLLRLLVSQGKRDDPGARITFLIAATSKALASTITYPFQLAKTRAQVSSQKPTETTGETSEFEKTEKPPRSGVMRARQRTVFATILRIAQTEGLAGLYQGLGGEVLKGFFSHGITMLMKERIHAVIINLYYAVLKSMEKFPSTEELKQMAADQYEGGKERVSEAYNKGVEVAEHAAEKVQDVVAQGSQQAQELYESGKEQAGEAYDRATEAAQSATSTAQNAVSSGSQQAQSLAEAGKEQANGAYNKAAETAQSVSSTAQEQASEAYGKAREAAQTSTVTAQDPASGSYAKASEAAESASSAARGQASEVYNKATQAADSTSAKAQQAASTGSHAADSLVEQGKEVAEHASEQSRDIANTYGVDQKE, encoded by the exons ATGAGCAGCTACACGTACATCTACAACTCGCAGCTG GATGCCTTCTCGTTGTACCACCTCACACACGAGCAGGCCACCAAGCACAGCACGCTGGGCCCTGCCCTGCCAGCTCTCGGCCATGCAACGTCCGGCGCATTGGGCACTGCTATTTCAAAGCTCATCACGTACCCGCTCGATCTTGTGGTAGCGCGTCTACAAGTGCAGAAGCAGCTCCAGGGCGAAAATGAGCGGCCCAGGTACGACGGCATCTTCGACGCCATCGAGAAGATCTACGAACGGGAAGGGGGCCTGTCAGCCTTTTACAACGGCGTGCCTCACGAGGTGTTCAAGGGCGTCACGGATAGctttctcttcttccttGCCTACTCGTATATACGGCAAAGTCGACTGGCTGCGAACGGTGGACGGAAGAGCCTGGGCGCTGTGGAAGAGATTGGTGTGGGCGTGGTAGCTGGCGCCTTCTCCAAGCTCTGCACTACACCCATCCAAAACATTGTCACCAGGAAGCAGACAGCAGCAATGACTGCACTCGATGGGAACACAGCCACGCCGCCAGCCTCAAGCACAAGAGACATTGCTTCGCAGatcaagaaggagaaggggCTGCAGGGCTTCTGGTCAGGCTATTCGGCCAGCCTCATCTTGACCCTCAACCCATCTCTCACGATGCTGATGCATAAGGTCTTGCTGCGGCTTCTAGTTTCACAAGGGAAGCGTGACGACCCCGGTGCACGCATTACGTTCCTCATTGCAGCGACCAGCAAGGCATTGGCCTCTACCATAACCTATCCCTTCCAGCTCGCCAAGACACGCGCACAAGTCTCGTCTCAGAAGCCGACCGAGACGACTGGCGAGACTTCGGAATTCGAAAAGACAGAGAAGCCGCCAAGGTCGGGGGTCATGCGCGCCAGACAGCGTACTGTGTTCGCCACCATTCTGCGCATCGCACAGACCGAAGGCCTTGCAGGCTTGTACCAGGGTCTAGGTGGAGAGGTGCTCAAGGGCTTCTTCTCGCACGGCATCACGATGCTGATGAAGGAGCGGATCCACGCCGTCATCATCAACCTCTACTATGCCGTCCTGAAGTCGATGGAGAAGTTCCCCAGCACCGAGGAGCTCAAGCAGATGGCGGCAGATCAATACGAGGGTGGGAAGGAGCGTGTCAGCGAGGCATACAACAAGGGCGTTGAGGTCGCTGAACACGCAGCAGAGAAGGTTCAGGACGTGGTCGCACAGGGCTCTCAACAGGCCCAGGAGCTGTATGAGAGCGGCAAGGAGCAGGCTGGCGAGGCATACGACCGGGCGACCGAAGCCGCGCAATCGGCCACATCCACAGCACAGAATGCAGTGAGCAGCGGTTCGCAGCAGGCGCAAAGTCTGGCAGAAGCTGGGAAGGAACAGGCGAATGGAGCGTATAACAAGGCAGCCGAGACAGCACAGTCGGTCTCATCAACGGCTCAAGAGCAAGCCAGTGAGGCCTACGGCAAAGCGAGGGAAGCAGCACAAACCTCGACCGTGACAGCTCAGGACCCGGCCAGTGGCTCGTACGCAAAGGCGAGCGAGGCAGCAGAGTCGGCTTCCTCGGCAGCACGGGGACAGGCTAGCGAAGTGTACAACAAGGCCACCCAAGCGGCGGACTCGACATCGGCCAAGGCCCAGCAGGCTGCCAGCACTGGATCGCACGCAGCTGACAGTCTGGTGGAGCAGGGCAAGGAGGTGGCCGAGCATGCGTCTGAGCAGTCGAGGGACATTGCGAACACGTATGGAGTCGACCAGAAGGAGTGA